The window CATATGGATGACAGGAGATGGGCCTCTGTTGTGGGATGCAACTTTGCACAACACTTAATGACTGTGGTCTTGAAGTTACACAgtacttttgttttgtttttaatggGTACTGATAAAATAACCATGGTTGTGTGGGAATTATTACGATCTTTGAATGCTGCTTTTTAAATTAAAACATAGTGGGAGCAAATGATTGTTTATTTGTATTGTAACTGCTCTTCTACTTGTATGAAGGGGATATGTTGACATTTTACTGGCTGTGTGGTACACACGTCTGTGATTGGTGGTTAGTGAGAAGGATAGGATTCAACTGAGGTCTTTGTGAGGTTGATGTTATGATAGTTGGCCACTGTTTCACATGGGTAAGTGCTCATGTGTCACATGGGATAAGTGCTCATGTTTCTGTCTAGTATTAtctgaccagtcaaatggtctgCAGAAATGCTCTTCCGGACAAGTGGCTAAGGGTTAGTAGTTTTAGTTTTGTGTATTACCTGTATCTAGAAATGGGTTGTTGAATATGTTAGTGTTTCATATGCATTCAGAAAATGAGGAGGGTTCATTTTTAACTGATCACTACAACGTTATGGCCTCCTGCAAGAATCTATCCACCATCTTTCTTTTTATTTCAAAGATATTATCCATCATTGCTTCCATCGCATGGTCAGAGTGCTTCTAACTTTCTCACTAGCTTACTTTGAAAATGAATTTATCTCTGGTGCATAAAAATACTTATTGGTTCATTCAACTGTTTAAAAATGTACGTAAAGTCTGTCTAATAATCTGGATTTGAACAAGCTgagttatatatattttttaaaggcTGTATTGCCAATTTCTCCATATAATGATGTGGCCTTTTCGATAATCTTCTTGATTGGACATTATAGCCTATAAGGGTACACCAAATAAAGCCCTGTTGCTGATTGTGGCCTTAATCTCCTCTTGGCTATTGAAACATGGCTTACAATCAGTGCTCTTTTGTGGGATTCAATGTTAATGTCTCCCCACACCAGCCCTTTGGTCAGTACAGTAggtctgtgtgtaagtgtattagCCAACTGTGAAATATTATGACACAATGTAAGACTATATGTATTTGTCACATCCCTGCAAGTCATTTCTGAATTCACTCTGAATTCAACTGCCCCAAAATGTAGGCCATCTATGTAAAATATAATTctttatatgtttatatttaACACTCTCAACACTAGTGTGCAACTTGGGTAGCAGTGCATAGATATGTTTTGACTGTCAGTGAATCGTGAATTGTGGTTGTTTGCTGGAACAGCCGGTTGTCCATGCAGAAAAACCACTAGTGCAACAGACTGATAGCCCCAGGTTTTAGAACTTAAGGAAGGATATGGCACCAAGCAGCTGGCCTCAGTGTTGAACCTGTGTAGCTGAGGCTGTGTGTCAAAGTGTGttcatacagtgtgtgtgtgtgtgtgtgtgtgtgtgtgcccactgtCAGTCCAAACACATGATGGAACCACTGAACATGTTCTCATGCTCTGAGAAGCTGAAAGCACCACTCAGTCCCTCCACTGTTCTGCTGTCTTTGAAGGCCACTATTATCTCAGGTTCAAAATGGTATTTCAAGCAGGAAAGACCCAACACCTTAACATGTTTAAAATCTGATTTGCCTGCATTTTATGtgcttttttatttctttattttaaatTCTTAACTTTTCTCTTATTTTTAGTGTAGTTATTTTGATAACCCACTGATTTCTTTTTTAAAGACAAGTCCAGAGGACTCCAATTGTAATATAAGTTGACTGTGAGTCCTGGAAACCTCAATGCAATCGGTGAAAAGAAATGTGTACTATGGAAGTCTATCTCATGGACATGTAAGTGAAATGAGtgctttatttgaacagaaatGTTGGGCATTGCTGGCCAATGATGGATTAAACCTTTTTTAATTGAATTGGACATTTATGGACGGAATAATatactttgatttttttttatatatatatgttggagttttattttgtattaagtttagtcgtttttttttttatttgagttGTATAAAGATTTAGGATTAATACATTCTAATACTCTGTCACACTAAAACTTGCATGTCCTGATTGTTTTTATAATGTACATATGGTAACGAATGTACACATTTACTATGTGAATAGGACAACATGAATAAAGAATCTATACCACCTCTTTTTAAATGGTTCTTCTCTAAATTCCATAGATATCTGAGGGTACAATGCTATTCAAATACAAATATCCATCTTACTGCAAGCAACCCAATCCAATCAAATGTTATTGGTACAGTTTAACTTTTTTTCTCCCAAGAAATGTTACAAAGGCATAGATCAAACCAAGACACAGAGAATAAACTGGAACAACAGAGAAAAGAAAATTGATTTCTTCTCCTCGTTTTATTGCTTCAGATGTTAGTCATGAATTAAGGATCATTGCTAAACTACATTCCCAATCCCCGATCCGCATCATCATTATTTACCTCAGTTTACAGACTTTCAAAGAGCTCTTCACCCCAATTCCAAAACCAGGGTAGAGTGGCTCTGTGAACTCCCTGACATAAAACTTATAGAGTTGAGTTATGGTTTCAGAAATGCTGTAGAAAGTCAGAGTGCCTGCTTGGTggtccaaacacacacctatCCTCGGAGAAGACACCTCAGCCATCAGTCTGGTTTCCTCGTTATTGTGCCAGGCAGAGTAATAGAGCTCAGAACACGTCAAACTCCAGGACTTCTCATTGCGGCCCAGCATGCACTGCTCATCCTTCCCTTTCCTTTGAATCCCCTCATAGGTCACACCCATAACCACTTCCTTGCCAGTCCATTCTGCTTCCCAGTAGTATTTTTTGCCAGTCAAACCCTCCTGACACAGAACTTGTTCACAGTGGTTGAAGCTCATTGGGCAATCCTTTGTGGAACGTCTTCTCCATTGCTTTCCTGGTTGGGCCGTCGCTTTGAGGTTGTGGTGAGAGAGGACCAGGCTGGTGTGTGCCGTGTTTGGATCAAGGGTGAGTTGACAAGCATCTGGAGGAACATGAGGCGCTTAATGCAAAAGTTATTCACTATTTAATAATTGTCACTATTACGGTACTTTGTCACGTCACGTGTTTGACAGTCAAATGTTTTAGTGTCAGTATTTCAAATGCATGATTGTATCAACGTGGCGACTCACTCTGTAAGAAGTCCGCTCTGCTCCTCAGAATGAAAGGTGGAACCGGAGGTTTGATGACACGCACTGGAAAGACAAGAGCCAGACGATCTGTATCCCCTCATTCAATTCTTAAAATCTGTGTCTTGTGTTCACAATGAACAGCGATAATAATTAAGTAGACTCACTAGAACGTGATCTAGGAAGAGGTGTTGGTGGTTTTGGCAGGAGTTGAGTATCCACTCGTCTCACTGAAAGAACAAAAAGATGAGAAGTACTATACTTCCGTGTGtttgtggagggaggaagggaggggtgaagCTGTGTGTACAAAAGTTCTTACGGTTTTTGGTCTGAGGTTTCGCCATGGTCACTGGAGGTTCCAAAATCAGCACGTTCCCAACTGGTCAGATTAAATACAAAATTCAGCACAGTAAGATAGACCTACTAATGAACTGAAACATTACATCCACATCATAGATTGTGGGCGAGGGGTTTGGGTTTTCAATACGGGGAGTCTTACTTACGCGTGTGCGTGAATATTTCTAAGGAATCATTCGAAATGTCATCAAAGAGCTCTTTGTATTCACTGATGACAGTCTTCACACCATCAAATGTAGCTTTCTCACTGATAACGACGCTGGAGTCGCGTTTAGGCAGCCTGCTGATTGGCTGCCAAGTCTGAAAAGAAGGGAGACTTGTCACACAGACTTACAGACATGCACTGATTTTGTGTCAGCCACGTTTAGCAAGCTAGTTCGAACCGTCCTATTTCACCTTGAGCTGAATCTAAACACTATGTCATGACTCATGAGACTAATCACATGgtcattcctgttcattacctGCAGGAACAGGGTGGTATCTTGCATGTTCCTCGATGTCTCCAGTTCCATGTCTATCCTCTGCAGGGTCTCGATATCCAGTCTGAGACGGGCCTGTTTCTGTTCTGCCTTGTCCTCCAGAGCCCTCGTCCTGGATCTGATAcactctctcacttcctgttgcctctgtttcagacagctcatcatcTCAGAGAACGTCCTGTCACTGTCCTCCTCTGCAGCCTGCGCTGAGGCCTGTGGGAGAGCACAAGGCATCATGGGTATCTAgtggaatgcttggctggacctgatgttagtttcctccagtatcacaatgactcttatttagagacttgttgctcttgttggttagttgtaatggttttaaattattgtactcgctgttaactatttttactgttgattgtttttccacaggtacactcttgcactttttgagtttcatgttgttgtaacttgtttaactgcatgctcttatggttcttccctttggcacttatttggttttcactatgtatgcttcatgttttggctgcttgcaatgtttggggctatctcattgttctgatcagtgacctatgctcttttgtaaagctctctcttggaagtcactttggataaaagcgtctcctaaatgtaaatgtagtgtgtCCAGTTCGGTCACAATTTTTAACACTAGGATTTGACAGACAGAAAAGCAGAATCGAAGGCATTTAATATTCTTTGAAAAATGGTGGATTATGTTATACTGTCATGGTCATCTTATCATCATGTTGTAGTCTGTTTACCTTCatagcctccacagcctcctccagtGTCCCCAGTAGCACCTTTGTGTCCTGGAGTTGACATCTAGAATGATCCTGCACCGTAGTCAGCTGGGCCTTAGTGCACACACAGTTATATTTATATTGTTGATGCTTTATTTTCAATGGCTTCTTAGTTTAATACTGCTTTGTGCCAtcatcaaaaatattttttcaaggTTAGATAAATAAGAAAATGCAGTTGATAAATGGTATTGTTATGGAGCCATTACATGGTTTGTTTGAACTAGAGGCATGTTTTAAAACTTCAGATAGTCATTTAAGGATCGAAATCACTGGATATAGTTACAAGTTGGCCTTTTATATCAGCTTTATGCAATTCTGTGAGTGGCTATAATAACAATTGTTTTATTCTGATGTAATGCTGAATTTTACAATGATTTCACAAGCAATCCAAGGGCATTAGACTCCTAcctgtcttctgtctctctcagtctcaacAGGGACAGTCTCATGGTTCTGGTGTTCTTCTTCATTGCACTGCTGACAGATGCACTGCCTCTCCTCTCGACAGTAAACATCCAGTAGCTCATTGTGCCGGGGGCACAGCTTCCCTTGATACCCCAGCTCTGCGTCCACTAAGGTGTGTGTCCCCAGCAAAGCGCGCACCTGGTGGGTTCTGAGATGACTCTGGCAGTACGACTTCTGACAGTCCAAACATGTCTTTGTGGCTTTGCCTTTCCTCCCTGTGCACACAGCACATACGGGTGTGTTATCAGCTGCATGGTCAGGAAGTGGAGGGCAGTCATGATGGACTTTCTTGCTCAGCTTGACCACCATCTTCTCCAACATGGTGTTGTTCTTCAGAGTGGGCCTTGGGGTGAAAGTCTGTCGGCAGCAGGGACAACAGCAGATACCAGTGCTGACAGCCTGGTCCCAGTATTTGGTGATGCACTCCATGCAGAAGTTATGCCCACATGAAAGAGTAGAAGGATTTGTTAGAATATTCAAACAAACCAGGCAGCTGATTTCTTCCTTTTTCCAAGGGTTGGTGTCCATTTTGTAGGCTTGTATGCTGACTGATAAACTGAAAACTGTTCAGAGCTGTCTGAATGTTACCAGTCAGGATCTTCAACATGATCTGCATGGGCGGAGTCTCACTGGGAAAAGGTTTCAGGTACTTTCTTTATGTAAACATTCCAAAAATTACTTTTGTGAATTGTGACAAAAGCTTTTGTGATGTTTCCCCATTCTTTGCTAGGTGTGTGATTAATGAATTTGTTTACTGTAATAATGGACACATCATTTCCTTGTAAAGGTATTTACTGTCACAAGTGTTGTTGCAGCTCTTTTTTTGGAAAATGTATCATTCTGCATCACTGGTATGGAATGTAGATTCTCTTCCGTCTTATACCAAGTTGTCTTTCTAACAAACTTGATTTCCTCTTCAAGCCTCTTGCACTCAAGATAATTTGTAATATTCCACCCCCTTCTTTTTCTTCCAAGTGTGACTGAAGCAATGCAGAGAAAATATGAGTTATATAGATATCACTATACAAAAAAGATGGAGTAAAagtgaggaacagagagagcaagagagagaaagtgacagaggggaagagaaagtcACAAAAGAAATATGAATAAATCAACATAATCCAGACATTGTCAATATTCTGCCACAAGGCTTGACTCAGAGTGGGTCTGATTATTGACTGTTGACGAGAGACCTGCCCCAGCTTGTGTTAACCCTGCTGTGTAAATAatttatttgatttttttttaatgttacgTTAAATATAACGTTATATTATGTTTAACAGTTGGTGGTAATCAAGGAAGCATGCAGTCTGACAGTGAGATCAGAGAGGCACTCATCTCTCCTACAAGCTTCCTGGGATTCCGCCCTCTCAGATTCTCCTCCTCCAAATCCTCCTCAGTAAAACCATGTATTATGTATGACCCAGCAGGCATCTGTGTtcctgtacagtatgtttcCTCTGCTGAAACAAAAGCCTTCTGCCCGTATACTGGGAGCTTTATGGTATCCCACACTGCTCCGGTATCTCCCTGTGGagtgggagagatagagggatgcaggcaaggagagggagagagagagagagagagggagagggagggagggagagagagagacagagagagagagagagagagagtgagggggatgagagagagagagagagagagagagagggagagggagggagtgagtgagagagagagagagagagagagggggggggagagggagagagagagagagagggggagagtgagagggagagagtgaggataGGCAGGGAATGCACCATA of the Hypomesus transpacificus isolate Combined female chromosome 18, fHypTra1, whole genome shotgun sequence genome contains:
- the LOC124480543 gene encoding tripartite motif-containing protein 16-like yields the protein MDTNPWKKEEISCLVCLNILTNPSTLSCGHNFCMECITKYWDQAVSTGICCCPCCRQTFTPRPTLKNNTMLEKMVVKLSKKVHHDCPPLPDHAADNTPVCAVCTGRKGKATKTCLDCQKSYCQSHLRTHQVRALLGTHTLVDAELGYQGKLCPRHNELLDVYCREERQCICQQCNEEEHQNHETVPVETERDRRQAQLTTVQDHSRCQLQDTKVLLGTLEEAVEAMKASAQAAEEDSDRTFSEMMSCLKQRQQEVRECIRSRTRALEDKAEQKQARLRLDIETLQRIDMELETSRNMQDTTLFLQTWQPISRLPKRDSSVVISEKATFDGVKTVISEYKELFDDISNDSLEIFTHTLGNVLILEPPVTMAKPQTKNLRRVDTQLLPKPPTPLPRSRSMRVIKPPVPPFILRSRADFLQNACQLTLDPNTAHTSLVLSHHNLKATAQPGKQWRRRSTKDCPMSFNHCEQVLCQEGLTGKKYYWEAEWTGKEVVMGVTYEGIQRKGKDEQCMLGRNEKSWSLTCSELYYSAWHNNEETRLMAEVSSPRIGVCLDHQAGTLTFYSISETITQLYKFYVREFTEPLYPGFGIGVKSSLKVCKLR